Genomic DNA from Aphanothece sacrum FPU1:
TATTGAATTAGAAAAATTAGCACAAATTTTACCGCCAAATTTAGCTGTTTTAGTAGGAACTGTTGAGATTAACCAAAATGCTAAAATTAAAGGAGAAAAACTGCTTTATAATAGTATTGCCTTATTAGAAAATAAACAAGTTAAACAAATTTTTCATAAGCGTCTTTTACCCACTTATGATGTTTTTGATGAAGGGCGATATTTTGAACCAGGAAGACAGAGTAATTATTTTACATTATCCTCTAATTTTAATGATTCTAATCCTTTAAAAATAGGGGTAACGATTTGTGAGGATTTATGGAATGATGAGGAGTTTTGGGGAGAAAAATACTATGAAGATAATCCTATTCAAGACTTAGTTAATATTGGGGTTGACTGGGTGGTTAATTTATCTGCTTCTCCCTATTGTGTAGGAAAACAAAAGTTACGAGAAGCAATGTTAAAACATAGTAGTCAAAGGTATCAAATCCCGATTATTTATGCTAATCAAATAGGGGGAAATGATGATCTAATTTTTGATGGTAGTAGTTTTGCCGTTAATCGTCAAGGAGAAATTGTCTTAAGAAGTAAAGCATTTCAAGAAGATTTTACAGTAATTGAATTTGATGAAATAAGCAAAAATCTACAACCCAAGATAATCAATTTATTGTCAGAAACAGAGGAAGAAGAATTATGGTCAGCTTTAGTTTTAGGATTAAAAGATTATACTAAAAAATGTGGTTTTTCTAAAGTTGTTTTAGGATTAAGTGGGGGTATTGATTCTTCTTTAGTGGCTGCTATTGCTACAGAAGCATTAGGAAAAGATAATGTTTTAGGTTTATTAATGCCTTCTCTTTTTAGTTCAGAACATTCTATTAAAGATGCTGAAGCATTAGTTAAAAATTTAGGAATTAAGAGTTATTTATTGCCCATTGGAGAGATTATGAACAGCTATGATAAGCTGTTAGAATCGATATTTTTAGGGTCAGAATTTGGAGTTGCTGAAGAAAATATGCAATCCCGTATTCGGGGTAATTTATTAATGGCAATGTCTAATAAATTTGGTCATCTTCTGTTATCAACTGGGAATAAATCAGAAATGGCTGTGGGATATTGTACTTTATATGGGGATATGAATGGGGGATTAGCGGTTATTTCAGATGTTCCTAAAACCCGTGTTTTTGCTCTGTGTAAGTGGTTAAATCGTCAGGGAGATGTTATTCCCCATAATGTCTTAATTAAGCCCCCTAGTGCGGAATTAAGACCCAATCAAGTTGATCAAGATTCTTTGCCTCCTTATGAGATTCTAGACGAAATTTTAGAGCGATTAATTCATCATCATCAATCGGTTACAGAAATTAGTCAAGCGGGGTTTGATTTAGAAACCATTAATAAGGTTTTAAAATTAGTTATTCGTGCTGAGTTTAAGCGAAAACAAGCACCTCCAGGACTAAAAGTTACAGATAGAGCATTCGGTACAGGTTGGAGAATGCCTATTGCTAGTCGTTGGAAAATTGATTAAGTCTAAGGGTTTAACCCATCCCAAGTAAATAATATCGTATCTAATTTTTTGGTATTTTTAAGTTAAAATTACCAATTTTTCGGCTGAAAATCAAGATTATTTAAAATTGCCACCGATTCTCCTGACTGTGCTAATACAAAAAAACCTTGACGATAGGCATATTTATCCGCACCTTCTTCTATTTCAATACCTGCAACTGCACCATATAATTGTTTTTGGTTATATTCAGGAAAGAATAATCTAAACTTGGTTAAATCTTCCCTTAATTCTTGAATATCATCTACTCCTAAACTACTTTTAACTTCTACTACTAAAACATGATTTTCATTTATTACCAAAACATCAATTTCTAAAGTTTCTCCATTTAATCTTTTTCTAACCCTTTGACTGACTTGATGAACGGGAATCCCTCGTTTTAAAAATATAGTTTCACAGGCAGGTGCTACCATGTTTTCCACAAAACGCCCCCATTTACCACCAAGATTACCGATTTCTTTGCTAACTTCGCGGATTCTGCGGTCTGTTTCTTGAAAACGGCGGTCTGTTTCCTGAGATTGTTGTTGTAATAGCCGTTCTGTTTCTTTTTGAGCAGTCGTTAATTCTGCTAATAAACGCCAGACATCATCGGCAGTTGTTGTCATGGTATGATCTCCATTTATTTGATATTTATAATTTTAGCCGAAAAGCCCGCGAAGGTGGGCTTTGTTTGGGTAACTGCACCTTTCAAGGTGTTAGTGTATTGGTCATTTATAATCCGAATATTTTCAGTACTATCACTCAATATTTTATCCCCATGTTGTAACCGTGCTTGTGCTAATTTTTCCATCTTCTGCTATAATTATATTAAAAATAATAGTCTAATAATAACAATGCCTAACCTCAGTTTAACAGATCAACAAGTTATCGAGTTAGTCAAACAACTACCGTTTGAAAACAAATATTCTCTATTGCTGGAATTAGCGCAAGAAGCAAGTAAAAAACGCCAAGAAAGAATGGACTATGCACAGCAACAGTTAAAACAACTCTGTCAAGAAAAAGGTTTAAACTGGGAAGAAATGATAGAAGAAGAAAAAGAATCCTTTGTTGATGATTTAGTTCATGAAGAATAAATATGATTCCAGTAGTTGTGTTTGATACGAATATTTTAATATCTGCTATTGGTTGGAAAGGAACTCCATACTTTTGTGTAGAATTAGCTCGTCAAGGAATCATTGAATCTGTTACCTGTAAAGAAATTCTGGATAAACTTATTGAAAAATTACAAGTTAAACTTAATTTTTCTGATGTATATATTACAGATACAATCGCTGATTTACTAAGCTTTACTCGAATTATCAAAATTAATAGAATTTTGAAAGTTATTGAAAGTGATTCTGATGACGATATTATTTTAGAATGTGCGATTATGAGCAAAGCAAATTATATTGTTACAGGGGATAAAAAACACTTATTACCCCTTAAAAATTATCAAGGCATTGCTATTATAAATGCGGCAGAATTTAGAAATTTAATTTGCTAAAAATAGCATCAAAAATAGATATATTGATTCGTTCTGCTTCTTTGTACTTGCAATGATATTATATGTTTAAATATACCAGCATAATTACTGATAAAAAATTAAAGTTAGATGATAGACAAAGTAATTTATTCTGAAATTAAAGCTTTAAAAATATCATCCTTAAAAGAATCTCCCCAAAATGAAGATAACTTTTTGTACATCATTTGTTGAACTTTTGTGATAATAAGATCAGGATTGTGATATTCATCTTTTAAAGTTAAAATTTGTTCAGATAAGGGACTTTCTTCCGGTTGTCTGATAAAAATATCAGAATGAATTAAGGTAAAAATACACCCATTAACACTTTCATTATCCAAATTAACATTTAATTCATTAATATATTCCAGTAAACTATCTAGAGTATGATTAAGTTGAACCAGACGAGATATACCCACCGCAATAATTCTTAAATCATTAAAATTGCTAATCCTCATTCGTGGTGGATTTTGGGCTAAAATAGATTTATAATTGTCCACAGAATGGAGATAATTATCATCTAAATCTGGTAAAACATTAAAGCCATTTATTACTGTATTTCTAAAAGCTAGTTTAACCTCAAATTTTGCAGAATTCAAAACCATAATATCTGTATTAGTACATATAAATTGAAGAAAATTAACAAATTTGGCAAAGCCTAATAAAGCAGGATCAAAATTATTAATTCCATATTTAAACGCTTCTTTAACTACCGATAAAAAAATCCCATCCTTAGCTAAATCCTTAGAAGTCTCTGGGTCTTTAATAAACCATTGAATAATGCCTTTTGAGTGCTTAATAATTTCGTTTTTATCTTCACTAACTAATCTGTCTATTTGACTCGACATTCTCAAAACTTTAGGATTCGTAATTTTGAGAGTTACATCAATACTAGAGGTTTCAATGTCAGTTTCTTCTGGTTCATTAATGCCGATAAAAACATCACAAACAGAGGCAAAAATTTTATTAGTAGATGATTCATAAGCACAACCAATAACCGATTTACCATACTCATGAAGCTTTTTAGCTAAAGAAGAAAAACCCCCATCACCCGAAACAATAACAAACACATCAATTAATGGTCTAATATAAGCAATATCCATCGCATCAACCGCTAATTGAATATCAGCCGCATTTTTTTTCTGATATCGAGAAAAACCAAAAATTTGAATAGGATCAATACCTAATTCATTAATTTCTCCTTTCATGATACTGAGACGAGAATCACTCCAATTTGCATAAGCACGTTGAACAGCAATTCGTTCAATATCACCTCTCGACTTAATCTCTAGAAAAATTTCTTTAAGAGAAATACTATTGAGATAATTTTGAGAAGCATTATAGCCTTTTAGTAGGTTCTCGACATCATAGAAAATTGCGGCATATCGTTGCATAAATTCACCAATTTTGAGAAAAGCTTACTTAAATAATTCAAACACCTGACGGCAAAATTTCTTTAATTTTTCGCCAATATCTGCCGCAGGTTGATAGTTCCCTAAACATTGCCAATTATCAACGGTTGACAATCTCCAGGCTTGTCCCTGATGATTAAAAGCAGATATTTCTACTCCAATTAATCCCTCAGACTGTTCAATAGGATCTTGATGAAAGCGAATTTGTACCAACATACTACGACTCTGAAAACGGGGACTCCATCCTGGTAAATGAAACCCAATATCAATCGAATGTGGATCGACTAATTCCAGAGTATCAGGATCATTACACCAGGGTTTAAGATCTGCTTTAGCATCAGGAAAGTAAGACTTAAATAGGCCAACTAGCGCGGCAATTTTGCTAGCGACTTCTAACCCTTGTGCTTTTTCCGATGCGTTCATGTTCCAATCTCCTCTCATTAATTTAGGTAAAAGAATCGGTATTAGGGATAGATTAATCCCTAAATTTGTAGATTTTGCTTTATTCTATGACAGGATTTTAATAAGTTCATTAATCATAACAATTAAAACGTTACTTTAGCCATTCTGTCATGACTCAAGCTATCTCAAAATTGCTCATTTTTGATGATTACATTGCACAATATACTAAAAATGGGGTCAAATATGAACTGATTGAGGGAAAATTAATCGAAATGATGCGACCTATTGGCAAATATCAAGAAATTGGAGGCTTTCTTACTTTTGAGATTAGATTGGAGATTAGACGGTTACAATTACCCTATTTTATTCCGACTTCTGCTGTTGTTAAACCAAAACGAGATAAAACGGCTTATCTTCCTGATGTAATTGTCCTAGATAGAAATAATATACTTAATGATTATTATTGGGAAAAAGCTTCCTCAATTTCTCTAGGAAGTTCAGCCAAATTAGTTATTGAAATTGTTAGTTATAATTGGCGAGATGACTATGTTTATACAATAGCAGATTATGAAGCATTAGGTATTTCTGAATATTGGATTATTGATTATTTAGTATTAGGTGAAAAACGGTTTATTGGAGATTTTAAACAACCGACAATAACCATCTGTCAATTAGTAGAAGACGAATGTCAAGTTAAATTCTTTAAAGAAAATCAGCCTATTTTTTCTACTATTTTTGCTGAATTAACCTTAACTGTGTTCCAAATTTTTCAAATCAATTAATCAATTTAGTAAAAAAAAGAATTTTTAATTTAGAATAAATGGTATGATTTTTATCCCGCGCCAAGAATCAACGCAAAGAATTGCTGTTTCATACTCTGATTCAGCAACGCCTAAAAGGATTAATTGAATTCTATGCAGTTGCGCCCCCAGAACCTCTACTATATATCTATGACATCTGTTACTATTCCTTCCTATCAAGTTAAATGGGAAAAATTGCCCGAAGATTTTGTATTACCCGATGACCCTGTGGATAATATTCATCAACCTGCCCTCGCTGCGGCTTTAACCGACAGTTTAGAAATTGCGGGAAAAATTTCTGAAAATGCAGTCACAACGACTAATTATGGCATCTGTGCCACATTAAACGGCAAAATTGTCGTAAAAGCCCCTGATTGGGCTTATATCCCTCTTATTCGCGTTCCTCAAGCTGAAATTGAGCGTAGTTATACCCCTCAATTACAAGGGGAACCACCTATTATTGTAATGGAATTTCTCTCAGATAAAGAAGGTAGCGAATATTCTAGTAAACCGACTTATCCTCCTGGAAAATGGTTTTTTTATAAGAAAATTCTGCAAGTTCCTCACTATATTATTTTTGAACCCTATGGAGGATTAATTGAACATTATCAACTTAATGACTCTGGAGAATATGAAATACAATCATCTGATGAAAGTGGACGTTATTGGATTCCTCAATTAAAGCTTTATTTAGGCTTATGGGATGGCAGGAGAGAACAACGTAAAGGCTATTGGTTAAGATGGTGGTCAGAAACCGGAGAATTGTTACTCTGGGGGTCAGAATTAGTGGTTGAGGAAAGGCAACGGGCTGAAGCTGAACGTCAACGTGCTGAAACTGAACGTCAACGTGCTGAACTTGAAACCCAAAAAGCTGAAACTGAACGTCAACGTGCTGAACTTGAAACCCAAAAAGCTGAAACTGAACGTCAACGGGCTGAAACTGAACGTCAACGGGCTGAAACTGAAAGCCAAAAAGCTGAAACTGAACGTCAACGGGCTGAACTTGAAAGCCAAAAAGCTGAACGTTTAGTCGCTCAATTACGAGCGGCAGGGATTGAACCTGAGCTATAAAGATAATGTAGGGGCTTTGTTTGTATAGCCACAGGCCTTAGCCTGTTGGCATTTGGAACTAAGTTGACACTAATGAGGGACCTTAATCCTTACATTATTTTTATGTTATGCCCTGAAAATTTGTATAGGATAAGATTCTGCTACTAATTTATTAGCCTCTTTTTGTACTTCAAAATTAGGGTTAAAAGAAGACTTAGGGGAAGTTTCTTGAAACTGTAGTAAAGTTTTAATTCGTTGATAAGCTTGAAAAGCAACCGTAGGAAAAAAGGAAAATTTGCCTGGTAAAACACACAAAAAATTACTATCTGGATTAGATTCAATCCAATAACTATATCTTCGTTTTTGTTCCTCTTCACTAATAAATTCAGTTTTTACGCATTCATAACTATAAAGTTGACGACTGTATAACTTATCTTTGCCAAAATAACGCTCTGCTGATTCTAAAATTGGTTCAATATCAACTCCATCATTACTATCATCATTAGCATAACCAGAATCCGCTAATAATGAGTAAATATATTGCTCTTCTTCAATTTTTTGATGTTGAATAAAATGATTAAAATGAAACCTATTTTTAGTAGACATTCGCACAAAATTAGAATCAACTAAAGCAGGCGACGCTACTACCATCGCACTACGACTACGTTTTAATCTAGCCCTTACTTGTAAATCCGATAAAAAAGGTTCAAAACCTTCTCCCACTGCAAAAATAAATAATTGAGCTTTCAGTCGCTTAGATAAACCTGTTTGAGTCTGACATAGTAAACTTTTAAGGCGAATTTTTCCATAACGTTCCATTAATAATTTATCAATAGTTATTCCTGTTTCAAAAGTTACTCCATTACTCAACGCACTGGCCACTAAATCCCTGAGAATGAGACTGGTATTCATAGAACAATCTAAAGTTTTAATCAATTCATAATGAGAAGGTTCTAGACCATAAGATGTATCAAAATTACGACAAAGATTAACAATTGCTTCTGTCGTATATTTAAGAGAACAATCTAATCCCTCATGATGTTCAACTTGAGCATATGTCGGGGCAATACATTGGCTATCAGTTAACCAATTGTGTTGTTTTCCATAAGCAACTTCTAATCTTCCTAATACTCGGTTACGCTGAATATTAATTTGCACTGCATCACTTTTAAGACGAGAAGAACGAATTTCAGGCGCATCAGTTTGAGGATGAATTAAATAAACTGGATTATCATTAAACCAACCCTGAAAATTAGGAATAATAGAAGGAGTAAAAAAATCAGGCTGTTTTTCTGTTAAAGTAATATTACATTGCTCAGAAAAATAAGATGTATAAAGATTAATTAAATCTTCTACTCCATTGACACAATTAATAAACGTTTGAGCATCATCTTGACCCGAATAAAGACCACCTGTATGATACCAACCCTCTAATTTACCGGATGCTAAAGTTCCTAATTGGGGAGCCTTTTCTAATACTTTAATAGAAAGGGAACTATGACGAGCTAAAAATTCAGCAATAGCTAGGCCAGCGATGCCACCACCGACTACAATAACATCAACATATTCAATTTGAGAAGCTTCAATTTGCGTCATGGAATCAATAACAGATAAAAAATAGTTGTCTACTCAATTATCATATCCATTGACTGAGTTTAGGTTGAGATTCGAGGTAAATATCAATACATTTACCCAAAACCTACACAACCAAATTTAAGCGGATCTCCCAGCATATTGGGGTAAACTGTATTCTATGTTACAAAATATCGAAAGTGGGTTACGGCGCGGACAGGAAAACTAGATTAGAATTCACAAATTATGGCCTGCGCCTAACCCAACCTACAATATATAAGATTTTGTTATCACCACAGGTACGGAAGATCCAACTGTAAAATGTCAAATTAACTTTTAAATAAATTGTGATACAATAAAATAATATTCAAAATTCGATTCTACCATAATTAGGGAAACTTCAAAGAAATCTGTGTCGTAAAGTGCGGCAGTATATCAAGATGCGAGAGCAGGTAATTATCTGGCTAGAACAAAACGTTTCTCAACATCGCTTACAACATATTTTAGGGGTAGAGCAGATGTGTATTGATTTGGCTAATTGTCATCAGGTTAATCCCGAAAAAGCAGCACAAGCCGGATTAATGCACGATTTAGCCAAATTTTTCCCCCCAGCCCAACTCTTAGAGATGGCTAAACAAGAACAATCAGGCATTGATCCTGTATGTATTGCTAACCCTCACTTACTCCACGCTTATGTTAGTGCCATCGTCGCTAGAGATAGGTTTGGTATTGAAGATCCAGAAATTTTAAGCGCGATTAGTAATCATACCTTGGGCAGTCCCCAGATGAGTGATCTATGTTGTATTGTCTTTGTTGCTGACGCTTTAGAACCAAATAGAGGAAATACTCCAGAATTAGAGACTATGCGTCGGGTGAGTCGTCAAAATCTTTATCAAAGTGTGCAACAAACCTGTGAGTATTCTCTAAAATATTTATTAAAGACTCAAAAAATGATCCACCCTCAAGTCATCCTTACTCGTAATTGGGCTTTATCGGTGGCTAAACAATCAGAACCCAATACAGATTGAGAGTTTAAATCAGCTACATTAACCGCAAAATTAGGATTAAATTAAGTTTAATGACCAATTATCAACCATTGATCGAAACCATCTCCCCCACCCTAACGGTAACGAATAACAAATTTGCTCAAAACTTAGTGAAAACCATTGCTCAAGCAGCAGATGATCGCAAAGCGGCTGACATCATCGGGTTAAAAGTGACCGATGTTTCCTATTTAACAGATTATTTTGTCATTGTGACCGGATTTTCCCGAACTCAGGTCAAAGCGATCGCCGATGCTATCGAAGATAAAGTATTCCAAGTTCATGAGCAACTGCCTCTAAGAACTGAAGGAAAATCTGAAGGAAGTTGGGTACTTCAAGACTTTGGTGAAGTCATCGTTCACATATTCTTACCCGAAGAACGAGAATTTTATAATCTAGAAGCGTTTTGGGGTCATGCCGAACGTTTTGAACTTTCCCAACTCGAAACTATATAATCATAACTGTTATGAGGGAATCGTCTCTTAATGTCTGTCCTGTTCCCATCGAACAACAACCCATCAACGAATACGAACAGTTAAAAGAATCCTGGTTATTTAGCTGGGCTACCCTAGAAAAAAGTCTTTATTGGCGAAAATTAGCCATAGTTTGGTTAATCGGATGGCTGATAGTCAGTCCTATTGCCGCCTCTAGTTTTCCTCCGCCAAAATCTCCCCTTCTGTTTGGAATTTCGAGTAATCTAGGAGCGGCCGCCCTCCTAATGTTAGTGTTATTACAGTTATGGTTAGGTTGGCGTTACATTGGCGATCGCTTGAAAAAAGAGACAGTCTTTTATGAAGAATCGGGATGGTATGATGGGCAAACTTGGCTCAAACCCCCTGAAGTATTAACCCGCGATCGCCTGATTCTTTCCTATCAAGTAGCCCCCATTTTGCAAAGATTAACCAGAACTGTGACAATTTTAGCTGTATTGATGATAGGGGATGGTATAGTTTGGCTGTGCCTTTAATAAACCTTCAATTCCCTCATACTACTAACCCTAAACCCCAAAATTTAACGACGAATGACCAGAGGACAACGTAACACCGCGCCCAAACTAGAAGTTCACCTACTCCGAGAAGGAATTATTGAATCAACTCATCGAGTAGAAGCGACGGTCTGTGATGACCGTGGACGACTGCTATCAGTGGCAGGCAGTTCAGAAACAACTGCTTTCGTTCGGTCTGCTCTCAAACCCTTTCAAGCATTAGCAGTAACCAGCACCGGAACCCTAGAGCGATATGATTTGACGGATAAAGATTTAGCTATTATCTGTAGTTCTCATCAGGGGGCCGTAGAACAAGCGCGACAAGTGTTTAATGTGCTTTGGCGATCAGATATTGACCCTAGTGCCTTACAGTGTCCCATTCCTAAAAAATCTCATAGTCCCCTTGAGCATAATTGTTCGGGTAAACACGCAGGGATGTTAGCTGTGTGTCAGCAACGAAATTGGCCCCTCAATACCTATCTACGCCGTTCCTCCCCTGTCCAACAGTTGATCTTAAGCAAAATTTCTGAATTGTTGGCTATGCCTGGAGATGAATTAATTGGGGCCCATGATGACTGTGGGGCCCCCACTTATTCGATGAAACTCGGACAGATGGCTCATTTATATGCTCAACTGGCTTCAGGGAATAATATAGACTTAGAGCGAGTTTTACGGGCTATGACTTATCATCCAATGATGGTGGCTGGGCCGGGAATCTTTGATACAGAACTGATGAGTTTGACAGACGGAGAATTAGTCAGTAAATCAGGGGCAGAAGGTATTCAATGTGTCGGCCGAGTGGGTGAAGGTATGGGGTTAGCCATTAAAGTAACCGATGGCTCAAAACGGGCTAAATGCGCTGTGGCTATCCATGTCCTACGACAAATAGGCTGGATTACTCCTACTGTAGCTGAGACTCTAGCAGAACGGTTTATCTCCTTGAGTCAATACACTCGACTCGAAGTTATTGGGGAATTAGCCATGATCTAAAAAAAGTTTGAGAAAAGGCTTGCTATTTATTTGACTTACCCCTATACTAGAAAAGGCGACGCGGGATAGAGCAGTCTGGTAGCTCGTCGGGCTCATAACCCGAAGGTCGGTGGTTCAAATCCGCCTCCCGCCATTACTAACTGTGTTTAAAATGCAAAAAGAGGACTCCCGCTAACCTATCGGCGTAGCGGTGAGATGAGTTTTTGCCAACAAATAAACCGACTCAAAGGAGACAATCCCTAAGTAGACAAATTAGTAAGTTTTACTTAGGTTTTTGTCCATCTATTAACACCTCACAGATTTTTATTAAGGAAAGGCTTGCCAAGCTTGTTCTACCAAATTACTAAGCCAACGACGTTGAACTCGATCTAAAATAGGATCATCTTCAAGAACTTCGGCCGTTAAATCATCAAGAGACTGTCCCTGAGAACGAGCAAGTTTGACCACTCCTGCAATGGCCACAGCAATCATTTCTTCGTCTACAGGGCGACTACGCAAAGCAAAAATTTCTTCGGGACTAACTGGTATAGGATAATGCATAAACGACCTAAGAATCTGGCGAAATCATCTGAACGAAAAAAATGTAATGTTTTGTAAACTGCCTTTTAAAATACAGTAACGGAAAGTCTAACGTACTTTCAAGCAAAAGGATTCTGTATTTATGCTTAAATTTCTTTTTGTTAACTAATGGAAATGAAAGAACTTCTGTATTTAGAAATACCAACTCCTGAAACAACCGCCGTTTGTAAGTGGTTACAACAAAAGTGGAATCCGACTCTTGGAAACAAGATTATGACACCCGATGGGATTCGTGTGCAAGGGATTGATGAAACCTCATCATCAGTCCCTTGTATTCCCGAAAATGACTTATCTATTTTTCTGTGGTCAGTACAACGTACTACCTATTTAAAAGTCTTTCGTTGGGGAAAAAGTCCCTTTCCCTCAGAAAAAAGAGTCATTGAACAGTTAATTCAAGAGATTAGAACAGAGTTTCCCCCTCAATATCCTCAACTCCCGGAACTTGATTTATCCAATCAGTCAATTTTTGCTGCCTTAGCTCCTTATTACCCTCAAACTGTTCATTTTTTCCAAAAAATGCCCCAAGGTGAGACAGATTTACGACGGGTGTACTGGTGGGAAAAACGATGGCGTGAGAGTGTAAAAAATCCGCAACAACCCAAACAAGTTATTTGTAGCGTACAAGGGTCAAATAGTCAAGTGACTGATTATGACCTAATTTACATTGGGGGTGCTTTAGGGGCGGTTCACGCGGCAGTCATGGCACAATTAGGCTATCGAGTCTTATTAGTGGAACGTTTAGCTTTTGGACGAATGAACCGAGAATGGAATATTTCTCGTGGAGAATTTCAAAGTTTAATTGACTTAGGATTATTTACCCAAACTGAATTTGAATCAATTATTGCGAGAGAATATGTT
This window encodes:
- a CDS encoding CGLD27 family protein — protein: MRESSLNVCPVPIEQQPINEYEQLKESWLFSWATLEKSLYWRKLAIVWLIGWLIVSPIAASSFPPPKSPLLFGISSNLGAAALLMLVLLQLWLGWRYIGDRLKKETVFYEESGWYDGQTWLKPPEVLTRDRLILSYQVAPILQRLTRTVTILAVLMIGDGIVWLCL
- a CDS encoding asparaginase, producing the protein MTRGQRNTAPKLEVHLLREGIIESTHRVEATVCDDRGRLLSVAGSSETTAFVRSALKPFQALAVTSTGTLERYDLTDKDLAIICSSHQGAVEQARQVFNVLWRSDIDPSALQCPIPKKSHSPLEHNCSGKHAGMLAVCQQRNWPLNTYLRRSSPVQQLILSKISELLAMPGDELIGAHDDCGAPTYSMKLGQMAHLYAQLASGNNIDLERVLRAMTYHPMMVAGPGIFDTELMSLTDGELVSKSGAEGIQCVGRVGEGMGLAIKVTDGSKRAKCAVAIHVLRQIGWITPTVAETLAERFISLSQYTRLEVIGELAMI